Part of the Impatiens glandulifera chromosome 8, dImpGla2.1, whole genome shotgun sequence genome is shown below.
ataatttcaaataaattgatcatttcaaaataatttattatccgGTCAATATTAAACTTTGTTACCATCTTTGTTTGATATTCAATGTTTCATTATTCCTTGTGAGTATTTTGACcacataaattatttgtatttgtttttctttgactattattttttttcaatcttacaatgttattattgtaatatagaCATGAActacatatattttttctttactcACACATCTAACATAAACATCATAacagattttattatttgtattatttatttatttctacttaattaaaaaaaatatacaatattatttatatgtaatataaattaaagtggGCCTATGTTTTGTCCAATATTTTTgccgataaaaaaatattttatttacgaATCTACCCATAAGGAGCTTTGTCACGGTTTCTTAGTTGGCACGAAAAGAAACAATTGCTGACTCTCGTATTAAGGTACTCCTCTCCCACCATAGCCACGAATTGATGTTGTTTGAAATGCCAACAAAAACCTTATTTTTATATCGTTTTAAGCCCTCCTACATGTGAAATGATTTGCCCGTCGATTTCAAGCTCTTCTTCGACAATCGATAACTCACAACCATCTTCATCAACTCCAATCCCTCTTCATTTAATCATCTCGTCCAACTCGATCACACTTAAACTTGCGCATTCAGTGTTCGACAACATGCTCTTTATCCCAAATCTCTTTGCTTGGATCACGATAATCATGTATGAAGAGAGGATATCAATTTTAATTCCTACTAAGAATATTGAACTGAGGGGTTTGCGATGGTTGAATATTGAGAAGTACGCCCTTACAGAAATGcaaatcaaatatatgatttttatttttgaaagtaaGATTCTTGTAATTGTGATAACCACTTTCAACGAAAAAAcctggtttaaaaaataaagcgatataattttttttagaacgccttccataattgaattaaaaatgtGATCTTAAAAAATGTTAGCACAACATGTGATATTGAAATAAAGAGCACCTAATATGATACTGGAATAATAACACCTAATAATATTTAAGATGGTGTGGGCTGAAGATTGAAAACTTCCGTGtatcaaaattaaagaataataaaatctatttatataatataaaaaatataagttgtcacatttttattttaacataaattaaacatgCATCCAAGCtgatttttttaagttcttattttaaaaaatgtataggTTCCTTAAAAACAATCTATTCAGGTTAATGAGAGAACTTATTAAATTTGACGAGATCAATACGAGAAAGAAGAACTTCAATTAAAATAGGCATCAACCAACTCACCAATATTTTGGATTCACATGTCCATGGATCATAGTAGATTTGTTGATCTTTCAATTTTATCTTAATCCCATACTTTATTCTTAAGCCGACTCAATACTATATCGATTACACACCATATTTTCACCTCAGTAAGTATTAACCTGTCGTGAGTTAGATTCTAACCAATTAAGTTAAAGTGAAAAATAATGTCTATACTAAGACATGAAATTCCCTAGCCATTTTTAGTTTCatcatttaaacatttatttcgAATTATAACACATGTGTAATAACTCTATTTTTTGATTTAGTCTCAAATACGTACTCTTAGATTTCAATAAATTCTCAAGAAAACAATAAAGATCTGGATAGTACACTAATAAACCATGACTCAAATCAAGTACAAAAACCTATCCATACAAAATTGCTGGCACCAAATTTAACACTTTGAATAAATCAGTGGTGGTCCAACCAAATGTAATGTAAATAAGAAGGAATCAACCtcatatgaaatatataatatgctCAAATTTTAAATCGAATTCATGATATAAATGACGAAACACGGTTAGGTAATTCTAAAATCATCAATGCAATTAACATGATGAGTGTTTTAAGATAAAGAAGACGAAACATCTTGAATAGAACACGGATAAATATGCTTAATTGTGTTGAGCGTAATTTGGTTTAACATACATTTATAAATTGAGTGTGTTAGGGTTTCTTCGGAGTATCGCATGGGCCTTGTCGGCCCAACCTTAGGCGCACAATCCCTTCTaccttatttttttctatttttttttaaacaaaatagaatGCGATGCAAGATCATTTTAACCCTATTCATTATCTTCAAGTTTAGTTAAACAAAAATCTAATACTTTTTATGTTAGGTAAACAATTCTCGAATTAAACccattttgtttattatttcaatttttatatatcacATTCTAACTACTCAATTTagaatacataataaatatcacTCTGTATTTAACTACATAATTAATACCACTTGGTATATAACTTGTACTTAGTTcaagaaatatttaattattttctatattttcaaagaaaaaaatatttatttttatataagatttatgaagaaaaaatttACTCACGCTCTTACactttttcttattaatttatcattaaattgaATTTCTTGCTCATGATCAAATGCAATTCTATTCAATATggaatgatatatttatattttacttggTGAATTgttacattttatatatttgcgCCATTATATTGTTAGGTAAATTCTTGTATTCTAGACTACATCAATTCAATATTTGagtgtatttatatttattgaatcATGTATTGAATCATGATTGataattcttaataataaatttactaTGACACCTTTCAATTTAAAAGTCGAGCAATTCaggaattaaatttattaagttgtacacgttttatttaaactcaaaagaaaaaatcaaaataatttttaaacatttttaatgtcaaatcacattataaagtaaaaacaatatttttaataatatatatgttcgTCATACACAAGATTCACTATTGAATTTGGCATTCCTATTATGTAGATACAAGTGTCAATTGCCTTCCTTCATTGTCCACATAACCAGCTCCTCTGTTGGAAGAAAAGGGTGAGTTTTATGCCTCTAAATTCTTAACTGGGGAGGTTTTGtttgaaacaaaattaaattaattttaagaatataaaatcacaataatttggttagattttacgtcttttgtaattaaataaatacataaatttataataaataatattctgaaACAAACAAAGAATATATTCCATACATGCAATTGGACATTCAAGATGTAGTGAGAATGTAATTTCATTGTTGCTcctctaaaaatatattatttatagcTCTAATAGATTTTAGTTGACTTAAGAAGAAAATaacaatcatttataaatacctttttataattcttaatacatatatattcaaatttgaaataaactaacaaaaaattaataaatatttaactagaACAAGATACATACTAGCCATAGAATACTTATAAGTCATAAGTCATTAACATACATTATACTtacaaatgataatttttttttataaaaatcgtAGTTTCACTCACTGAAAAGTCCAAAACgaaaactatataattatttgacaAAATATAGATTTGCCTCCACGacagtaaaaaaaattgaactcatAAATTCTAAAGAATAACGATtaaccactagtaaaaaatgggTAATCGCGAGCATATCCACCGATTGGTTTAAAGACCAATGGGAATTATTAACATAATAGCGATTAGTTTGTAAAGCAATCGGAATTATGTAAATAACACAGATGGTCTTTAAACCAATCGGTGTAGTACCGAATATAATACTGATTGGTTACAAAACTAATCAGTATACTCCCATAAAACCCCACGAATAAAAGGCGCTAACTTTTGGCGCGTTTAGGCATCAGTAGTACCGATGAAAATATTCGTTATTCTTGAGAATCTACAAAATCGATAACATCTTAAATAACgtaatcatattattttttgtttctatGTTTGTtgacttttatttcttttatttttattttctaatattattatttgttgttatgctctaaaaaaacaattcttatatttttattatataataatcatttaaaaataaaaataaaaaataaatattcaaataatcagaattttattatatttattggataagttcaaataattatttaatctgaacaatttatttttcaacttcaaatattaatatttactgAAATTTAAATTccttaaaaaatcataaatattttgtttacccatcttaatttctaaataacataaataatgtgtttCTATTTGTGTTGTTTAACTGGTATATGATGCATTACTAGTATTTTTTAAGCATGTTTTGATCATAGGTTCCAAAAGCTCACCTTAAACTACTATATTTCCTAACAATTGAGAATTGAGTAAattcataaaagaaaagaaattaagatTTGTTATTTAGTCACTACTTATAAAGTTTTAAGTTTACCAAAATCtcttaaaatctaataaaagacCTTCTGTATTTAAAGAAAGTATATTGAATTAAAAGtcaaaaataataagtttaatgaataaataaataataataatattatattaaaacattgttttatttttatttttgtatttttgaaagTTAACACGACCACTCACATAGTTATTAGTCATTACCACTATTTCAAGTTCAAGTTTATAGTTATAAATTTTGACAATTGaactaagttatatattttgaatagtttttatttatattaatgttaaatataaaaatcaatttatgaTACATTAATTTTCATACttgtaaaaaaatcaatttaagcgtaaaaattaaaacaattgaaCTTATTACTTGAATgctaattaatattaacatttcaagatatattttttttacaataaaaagtACATTGAATTATAAGTATTAGTAACaagaaaatataactaaatgtcttaaatatttgtttcattCATAACGCATTTTCATTCTTAACACATTACAATTGTCTTCCACAACAAACAACGTACTTTAGTTTCCGCTAAGTTGGTTTATCCTTGCATGCAAATCACTTCCAACCATCTTAAGCCAATCCTCTAACATTTTAGCATCACCCTCATTGAGATCCGAAACAGGAGTATCAATAATCGATTTCGTTTTACGTGCTTTAACCATTTTATCtatttgtttttctctttctttctcctTATCCAATAGATTCTTTACCTCAACAAGTTGGCTAGTTAGTCTAGCCAGATTTTCTCTAACAGACGTCTCCATAAGAGAATTGGTTTCCATATTGCTCTCGAGTTTCTTGTTATTGAGTAGTTTCATTGCAATCAACTCCATGTTCGGAGAAGAAAATGAGTGGAGCTTCCCCGTTGGAGATAAGATCATGATAATAAAATCGATAGCACAAACGAGGCTCAATTCGCTGATCTTTTTGTACAAACCACTACGGCGTTTGGAGAAAGTGACTTGTCGATCTTCTTCCCTCTCTCGGCGTTGGTCCATGGGAATTCTCTGACGACCTTTTGAACGCTTGTTTGCTCTTGCGTTGCTAGGGATGTTTTCCATTATACTCTCAAAATTTGAAGAAGTTTGATATGTGTCTCCACTTCACTAATAAGAATTGTATTTATAGATAATAGTGTggaaaataattactttaaaaattGACACAAAAATATCATAGTCATCAATTTCAATCTAATTTGATTTGGCAATCttcaaatatagaaaattaaaaagtttCTAACTTCTATTGTAACAATTTCAACTAAATTGaccaattcaaaataatttattatccggtcaatattaaacttttttaccatcttttgtttgatattcAATGTTTCATTATTCCTTGTGAGTATTTTGACCacataaattatatgtatttgtttttctttgactattatttttttcaatcttacTATGTTATTCTTGTAATATAGACATGAAccacatataatatttttatttactcaCACATCTAACATCAACATCATAACATATttctttatttgtattatttatctagttttaaaaaaatatacaatattatttatatgtaatataaattaaagtggGTCTATGTTTTGTCCAATATTTTTGCCAATAAAAAACCTTTTATTTACGAATCTACCCCTAAGGAGCTTTGTCATTGTTTCTTAGTTGGCAAGAAATGAAACAACTGTTGACTCTCGTAATAAGGTACTCCTCTCCCATCATAGCCACAATTTGATGTTGTTTTAAAATGCCAACAAAACCTTATTTTGATATCGGTTTCAAGCCCTCCTACATGTGAAATGATTCGCCCATCAATTTCAAGCTCTTCTTCGACAATCGATAACTCACAACCATCTTCACAACTCCAATCCCTCTTCATTTAATCATCTCGTACAGCTCGATCTCACTTAAACTTGCGCATTCAGTGTTCGAAAACATGCTCGTTATCCCACATCTCTTTGCTTGGATCACGATAATCATGTATGAAGAGaggatttcaattttatttccCACTAAGAATATTGAACTGAGGGGTTTGCGGTGGTTGAATATCGTGAAGTACGCCCTTACAGGAGTGCAAATCAAATATATGACTTTTTTTCCGAAAATAAGATTCTTGTAATTTGAGCTACCAATATAGGATAATATTGTGATAAGCTCTTTCAACGATAAAACCtggtataaaaaataatgcaatataaatttttttaggaTGCCTTCCacaattgaatttaaaatgtgaTCTTAAAAAATGTTAACATAACATTTGATATTGAAATTAAGAACACGTAAGATTCTTAGGTACTGGAACAATAACACCTAATAACATAACACCTAATAACATCTAAGATGGTGTGGCCCGAAGATTGGAAACTTCAGtgtatcaaaatttaaaaaataaaatctatttatataatataaaaaatataagttgtcacatttttattttaacttaaattacaCATGCATCCTAGctgatttttgtttgttaagttctcctttaaaagaatataaaggTTCCTTAAAAACAATCTATGCATGTTAACGAGAGAACTTATTAAATTTGACGAGATCAATGCGATAAAGAAGAACTTCAATAAAAATAGGCATCATCCAACTCACCAATATTTTGGATTCCCATGTCCATGTCTGGTCGTAGATTTGTTGATCTTTCAATATTATCTCAATCGCATACTTCTTTCATATGCCAACTCAATACTATATCGATTACACCTCAGTAAGTATTAACCTATCGCGAGTTTGAATCCAACCAATGAAGTTAAAGTGAAAAATAATGTACATACTCAGACATGAAATTCCCTAGCTATTTTTAGTTTCatcatttaaacatttattcatGAATACAAGATGCGTAataactctatttttttatttagtctCAAATAAGTACTCCTAGATTTCAATATATTCTcaagaaaataataaagatcTGGATAGTACAATAATAGACCATGACTCAATTCAAGTTAAAAAACCTATCCATACAAAATTGGTGGCACCATCTTTAACACTTTGAATAAATCAGTGGTGGTCCAACCAAATGTAATGTAAATAAGAAGGAATCAACttcatatgaaatatataatatgccCAAAATTTAAATCGAATTCATGATATAAATGACGAAACACGGTTAGGTAATTCTAAAAACATCAATGCAATCAACATTATGAGTGTTTTAAGATAAAGAAGACGAAACATCTTGAACGGAACGCGGATAAATATGCTTAATTGTGTTGAGCGTAAGTTGGTTTAACATATAGTTATAGATTGAGAGTGTTAGGGTTTCTTCGGAGTATGCGCATGGGCCTTGTAGGCCCAACCTTAGGCACACAATCCCTTCTACCTTATTTCtttctattctttttttaaaacaaaatagaatGCGG
Proteins encoded:
- the LOC124913021 gene encoding agamous-like MADS-box protein AGL62, giving the protein MENIPSNARANKRSKGRQRIPMDQRREREEDRQVTFSKRRSGLYKKISELSLVCAIDFIIMILSPTGKLHSFSSPNMELIAMKLLNNKKLESNMETNSLMETSVRENLARLTSQLVEVKNLLDKEKEREKQIDKMVKARKTKSIIDTPVSDLNEGDAKMLEDWLKMVGSDLHARINQLSGN